In the Myxococcota bacterium genome, CGCGAACGCGATCGGATGAAGTGTTTTCATGTCGCGTCTTGTATCGCACTCGAAGTCGCCGGGGCCGCGGCATGTTGTCGCACCCCGGCCGGGGCGAAGGAACGTGCTGGTACGATGGAGTTTCGTGAGCAGCTTCCGGACGCTTCTGTGCGCCGCCTCGTGCGGCTTCGCCCTCGCCGCGGCGGGCCCTGCCCGCGCCGCCGACGTCGGCGCCCCGGCGCCCGACTGTGCACTCACTCCCCTGTCGGGTCAGGGCATGCAGCAGCTGCGCGCGCTGCGCGGCGAGGTGGTCTGGGTCGACTTCTGGGCGACCTGGTGCGGGCGCTGTATCGAGTCTTTCTCGTTCCTGGACGCGCTGCAGCGCGAGCTGGGCGACGACGGGCTGCGCGTCGTGGCGGTGAACGTGAACGAGCACGCGGCCGACGCGCGTGACTTCCTCGCCAAGCACCCCGTGAGCTTCAGCCCGCTGTTCGACCCGGGCGGGCGCTGCGCGCGAGAGTTCGCAGTCCAGGGCATGCCCTCGAGCTATCTCGTGGACCGCCACGGAGTGATTCGCGCCGTCTACCTCGGCTTCCGCAGCGGCGAGGGCCCCGAGCTGCGTGCCCGCGCACGAGAGCTGCTCGCCGAGAGCTCGCGGTGACTCGCGCCCTGGCGACGCTGCTGGCCGCGCTCGCGCTCGCGGGCTGCACCGAGGTCGCGCCCTGGGAGCGCGAGCGCCTGGCCAAGCCCCAGATGGCCGCGGAGCCCGCGCCCGAGCTGCGCGCGCTGCGCGAGCACGTCTACATGAGCCGCGAGGCGTCGCTCGGCGGGTCGTTCGGCGAGGGGCATGGCT is a window encoding:
- a CDS encoding TlpA disulfide reductase family protein, yielding MSSFRTLLCAASCGFALAAAGPARAADVGAPAPDCALTPLSGQGMQQLRALRGEVVWVDFWATWCGRCIESFSFLDALQRELGDDGLRVVAVNVNEHAADARDFLAKHPVSFSPLFDPGGRCAREFAVQGMPSSYLVDRHGVIRAVYLGFRSGEGPELRARARELLAESSR
- a CDS encoding DUF4266 domain-containing protein → MTRALATLLAALALAGCTEVAPWERERLAKPQMAAEPAPELRALREHVYMSREASLGGSFGEGHGCGCY